The following proteins are co-located in the Myxococcus fulvus genome:
- a CDS encoding B-box zinc finger protein, which yields MARCGLHPEQPAVATCARCGTFLCAECVELVPEGSVCEPCRARLRKEGPASHVAWGALGLGVAGLVFLPCSLGIPLPTLVAGASALVLGLRETGRIRRAESPVRGLWPARVGWALGGLTLLLVLAWVAMFLFLTIDG from the coding sequence GTGGCGCGCTGCGGCCTTCATCCGGAACAGCCCGCGGTCGCCACCTGCGCGCGCTGCGGCACCTTCCTGTGCGCCGAGTGCGTGGAGCTGGTCCCGGAGGGCTCCGTGTGCGAGCCGTGCCGGGCGCGGCTGCGCAAGGAGGGGCCCGCGTCGCACGTGGCCTGGGGCGCGCTGGGGTTGGGCGTGGCGGGGCTGGTGTTCCTGCCGTGCTCGCTGGGGATTCCCCTGCCGACGCTGGTGGCGGGCGCGAGCGCCCTGGTGCTGGGCCTGCGTGAGACGGGGCGCATCCGCAGGGCGGAGAGCCCTGTCCGGGGGCTGTGGCCCGCGCGCGTCGGCTGGGCGCTGGGAGGGCTGACGCTCCTGCTGGTGCTCGCCTGGGTGGCGATGTTCCTGTTCCTCACCATCGACGGGTGA
- a CDS encoding radical SAM protein — protein sequence MPAARPHIEPRLVPAADSVVVKEIYLSLQGESSHAGLLCAFVRLTGCHLRCTYCDSEFAFHGGTRMKNADVVEQVKALRTPRVEVTGGEPLLQPGVYPLMQSMLDAGLIVLLETSGAIDVRLVPPAVHKIVDMKTPSSGECARNDLRNFTSMNANDEVKFVIGSREDYEWSKALIAEHRLTEKPFSLLFSTVFGKLHPRELAEWTIEDRLSVRFQLQMHKYMWDPNERGV from the coding sequence ATGCCCGCCGCGCGTCCGCACATCGAGCCCCGTCTGGTCCCCGCCGCCGACTCCGTGGTGGTGAAGGAGATCTACCTCTCCCTCCAGGGCGAGTCCTCGCACGCGGGACTGCTGTGCGCCTTCGTCCGCCTCACCGGCTGCCACCTGCGCTGCACGTACTGCGACAGCGAGTTCGCCTTCCACGGCGGCACGCGGATGAAGAACGCGGACGTGGTGGAGCAGGTGAAGGCCCTGCGCACGCCGCGCGTGGAGGTGACGGGGGGCGAGCCGCTCCTGCAGCCGGGCGTCTATCCGCTGATGCAGTCGATGCTCGACGCGGGGCTCATCGTGCTCCTGGAGACCAGCGGCGCCATCGACGTGCGCCTGGTGCCTCCGGCGGTGCACAAAATCGTCGACATGAAGACGCCCTCCTCGGGCGAGTGCGCGCGCAACGACTTGCGCAACTTCACGTCGATGAACGCCAACGACGAGGTGAAGTTCGTCATCGGCTCGCGCGAGGACTACGAGTGGTCCAAGGCGCTCATCGCCGAGCACCGCCTCACCGAGAAGCCCTTCTCGCTGCTGTTCTCCACCGTGTTCGGCAAGCTGCACCCGCGCGAGCTGGCGGAGTGGACCATCGAGGACCGGCTCTCCGTCCGCTTCCAGCTCCAGATGCACAAGTACATGTGGGACCCGAACGAGCGCGGCGTCTGA